In Lycium ferocissimum isolate CSIRO_LF1 chromosome 11, AGI_CSIRO_Lferr_CH_V1, whole genome shotgun sequence, a single genomic region encodes these proteins:
- the LOC132035952 gene encoding threonine--tRNA ligase, chloroplastic/mitochondrial 2 isoform X1 — protein sequence MKYSYAGALGRTMALSLSSSRSLFFTSSKSLSPLNSTFSCFPIRQISSLFLLYPSKNNSCTRNKLLRCRNSFSTHVSVAADEHTNSDDKIVLPTNESSHGLLRIRHTCAHVMAMAVQKLYPNAKVTIGPWIENGFYYDFDMEPLTDRDLKRIKKEMDRIISRNLPLVREEVSRDEAQRRIMAINEPYKIEILESIQEEPITIYHIGNEWWDLCAGPHVETTGKINKKAVELESVAGAYWRGDVKKPMLQRIYGTAWENEDQLKAYLHFKEEAKRRDHRRIGQDLDLFSIQDEAGGGLVFWHPKGAIIRHIIEDTWKKIHMERGYDLLYTPHVAKADLWKISGHLDFYKENMFDQMEIEEELFQLRPMNCPYHVLIYKRQLHSYRDFPIRVAELGTVYRYELSGALHGLFRVRGFTQDDAHIFCLEDQIKDEIRGVLDLTEEILQQFGFDKYEVNLSTRPEKAVGDDEIWEKATSALKDALEDKGWSYQIDDGGGAFYGPKIDLKIEDALGRKWQCSTIQVDFNLPQRFDITYVDSNQERKRPIMIHRAVLGSLERFFGVLIENYAGDFPLWLSPIQARVLPVTDAQLQYCNEVGKKLKASGIRVEVCSGERLPKLIRNAEKQKIPLMAVVGPKEVETQTITVRSRFAGELGNMSIDEFIRRTKTASESRTFL from the exons ATGAAGTACTCGTATGCTGGGGCTCTAGGAAGAACAATGGCTTTATCATTATCTTCTTCACGCTCTCTCTTCTTCACTTCCTCTAAATCCCTTTCTCCTCTCAATAGCACCTTTTCTTGCTTCCCAATTCGTCAAATTAGCAGTCTTTTTCTTCTCTATCCGTCCAAGAACAACAGTTGTACTAGGAACAAGTTGCTGAGATGTCGGAATTCTTTCTCAACACATGTTTCCGTCGCCGCCGATGAACACACGAATAGTGATGACAAAATAGTTCTGCCCACTAATGAATCATCCCATGGACTCCTTCGAATTCGCCACACG TGTGCTCATGTAATGGCCATGGCAGTCCAAAAGCTCTACCCAAATGCAAAAGTGACGATTGGTCCCTGGATTGAAAATGGTTTttattatgattttgatatggaGCCTTTGACTGATAGAGACCTGAAGAGGATTAAGAAGGAAATG GATCGAATTATCAGCCGAAACTTGCCTCTTGTTAGAGAAGAAGTTAGCCGGGACGAAGCTCAGAGAAGAATAATGGCTATCAATGAACCTTACAAGATAGAGATTTTAGAGAGCATACAGGAAGAACCAATTACCATATATCATATTG GTAATGAATGGTGGGATCTGTGTGCGGGACCTCATGTTGAAACTACAGGAAAGATCAACAAAAAAGCTGTGGAGCTTGAATCTGTTGCTGGTGCTTACTGGAGAGGAGATGTAAAGAAACCAATGCTCCAAAGAATTTATGGCACCGCATGGGAGAATGAGGACCAATTAAAAGCATACCTTCACTTCAAAGAAGAAGCTAAACGGCGTGATCACCGACGAATTGGCCAAGATCTTGATCTCTTCTCCATACAG GATGAAGCTGGAGGAGGCTTAGTGTTCTGGCATCCGAAGGGAGCCATCATTAGGCACATAATAGAAGATACTTGGAAAAAGATTCATATGGAGCGGGGCTACGATTTGCTCTATACTCCACATGTTGCAAAGGCAGATCTTTGGAAGATTAGTGGTCATCTGGACTTCTACAAAGAGAATATGTTTGATCAGATGGAGATTGAGGAAGAGCTTTTTCAGCTTCGGCCAATGAACTGCCCTTATCATGTATTGATTTATAAGAGGCAGTTACACTCTTATCGAGATTTTCCAATCAGAGTTGCAGAGCTTGGAACAGTGTATAGATATGAGTTATCTGGAGCCTTACATGGCCTTTTCCGTGTAAGAGGTTTTACTCAG GATGATGCACACATCTTCTGTTTAGAGGATCAAATTAAAGATGAAATCAGGGGCGTGTTAGATCTGACTGAGGAAATATTACAGCAATTTGGTTTTGACAAGTATGAGGTGAACCTTTCAACAAGGCCAGAAAAAGCTGTGGGAgatgatgagatttgggaaaaAGCAACATCTGCACTTAAGGATGCTTTAGAAGACAAAGGTTGGAGCTATCAAATAGATGATGGTGGGGGAGCCTTCTATGGTCCCAAGATTGATCTGAAAATTGAGGATGCTCTTGGAAGGAAGTGGCAATGCTCAACTATACAG GTTGATTTCAATTTACCCCAGCGCTTTGATATTACATATGTTGATTCAAATCAAGAGAGGAAGCGGCCTATCATGATCCATAGAGCAGTTCTTGGATCTTTGGAGCGGTTTTTTGGTGTTCTCATAGAGAATTATGCTGGTGATTTTCCACTTTGGCTTTCTCCCATCCAAGCTCGAGTTTTGCCAGTTACTGATGCTCAG CTCCAGTACTGCAATGAAGTGGGCAAGAAACTAAAAGCTAGTGGCATTCGAGTCGAGGTTTGCAGCGGCGAGCGGCTGCCAAAACTCATTAGGAATGCAGAGAAGCAAAAGATCCCATTGATGGCTGTAGTTGGGCCCAAAGAGGTAGAAACACAAACTATAACGGTTCGATCTAGGTTCGCGGGGGAGTTAGGGAACATGTCCATTGATGAATTTATCCGCAGAACAAAGACTGCTAGTGAAAGCCGTACATTCTTATGA
- the LOC132036505 gene encoding fasciclin-like arabinogalactan protein 7 has protein sequence MGYSMVFIVSSLLLVLQLSTVAAKGKAVPPPIMAPAPAPGPEYTNLTDLLSVAGPFHTFLNYLQSTKVIETFQTQANNTEEGITLFVPKDKAFTSLKKPSLSNLTADQLKSLCLFHALPHYYSLADFKNLSDMSPINTFAGGNLYSLNFTDNSGTVHLNSGWSRTKVSSAVRTTFPVAIYQVDKVLLPEAIFGTDLPPMPAPAPAPVKDIAPTADGPVADQAGRASAAASPGSSSPSASYRMMSWGILNHLVLAIAGGFLMFFL, from the coding sequence ATGGGGTACTCCATGGTTTTCATTGTTAGTAGTCTACTTCTAGTCCTTCAATTGTCAACTGTAGCCGCGAAAGGAAAAGCTGTTCCACCCCCAATCATGGCTCCAGCACCAGCACCAGGTCCTGAATACACAAACCTAACGGACTTGCTCTCCGTTGCAGGCCCGTTCCACACATTCCTTAACTACCTCCAATCGACAAAAGTCATAGAAACTTTCCAAACCCAAGCTAACAACACAGAAGAAGGGATCACACTCTTTGTTCCCAAAGACAAAGCTTTTACCTCACTCAAAAAGCCGTCCCTTTCCAACCTCACCGCAGACCAACTCAAATCCCTTTGCCTTTTCCATGCATTGCCACATTACTACAGTCTAGCTGATTTCAAGAACCTTAGTGACATGAGCCCTATTAATACCTTTGCTGGTGGAAATTTGTACTCGTTGAACTTCACCGATAACTCTGGGACTGTTCACCTTAACTCAGGATGGTCTAGAACTAAAGTTAGCAGCGCTGTTCGCACTACTTTTCCAGTTGCTATTTATCAGGTTGACAAGGTGCTTCTTCCCGAAGCTATTTTTGGGACGGATTTACCCCCAATGCCAGCACCCGCACCCGCACCAGTAAAAGATATCGCCCCTACTGCTGATGGTCCAGTTGCTGATCAGGCTGGCAGAGCTAGTGCAGCAGCGTCGCCAGGTTCATCATCACCATCAGCTTCTTACAGGATGATGAGTTGGGGTATTTTGAATCATTTGGTTTTGGCAATTGCTGGTGGATTCTTGATGTTTTTCTTGTAA
- the LOC132036580 gene encoding uncharacterized protein LOC132036580 isoform X5: MQSLLGFRPPQFSEEAAWLPGWLQQHDIETNSSYNATNIGKPFSHQHMEEMIQQHNAVASYPQSTQEDGYNSCHLFLSGVDSSPLSLVQPIDNVVQFHLHLSVGCSSENLPSTLEDISEAERIKFSHALPVQCVQIPTVPEGKANKLKVNNFAALGKGSNNTNKGEGHERNASLREVNHMDDAIELSIAASEALVIHEVFKDESFSKIFPASTVLEAALQVKQARLEAWKESHESCNSATEEIPEIDSLSESEDLRMEDAFQDVGLSASDSADLHFHDLSLSHVKDTLASQTQRCSGNLEKEGAVLHEIDILQPGDGFTKLNLTDIENESQLKVDKRFGSFSDDGQRKPTRDLNLVVDIIPMARESDHMSDCLKKVNFPVMEGNLSQASIGSPSVKNINVAGEGDELPKVVPKRFESRWFGGWTSLKKEVNSSDQVKCNAIRSIPEAFVGETSYFSESADIAPDESSFVARKQDERVIIASQLSLPSEGLCNKAKEMTLVSQDIATSSNISLDDILCSVVPCSISSDHLSSPSVVYNHAKDEKQQCFDPTTECATNLQKNSFLDNQVVDGEQVTTPKINGEGIHLPVRREVASLRTYCVLPSNGTSSEKGYCFDTSFSLGRNDVPMLKPVGQMTYERRNCNDTPKDGNEFTVAMPKNTSSPLILNPGPRRRFQASKAFQPDFGTEKDGKQTTEDQAVIECPKRKRVRFSETETEFQASKSFQPDSGTEKDRKQMIDDQAAIECRKRKRVRFSETETESQPSKEPRKSHVALQSCHTPKAARNLRPPTSHVESRTQELKNRLMNSGARGERRLMLKNMEFLVTGFSRKREKKLEDLIKKYGGTVLSDIPPPTNRGKRCKGFTQAVPVVLCSKKLQTIKFLYGRAVNAFMLKAKWLTDSISEGCILPPEQYMVVKKYVGKRFIAAGRSVQNNRHSPIFDNLGIMLHGERKFCTDMAKIIKSAYWIIRSLQLGKLLPLKEKKKSCKLPTLKLPEFPDTLGLSQEI, translated from the exons ATGCAGAGTTTGCTAGGGTTTCGTCCTCCTCAATTCTCcgag GAGGCTGCTTGGCTACCGGGTTGGCTTCAGCAACATGATATTGAAACCAACTCATCTTACAATGCTACCAATATTGGGAAACCATTTTCTCACCAACATATGGAG GAAATGATCCAGCAACATAATGCAGTAGCGTCCTATCCACAATCAACACAAGAAGATGGGTATAATAGTTGCCATCTATTCTTATCAGGAGTTGATAGTTCACCACTCAGTTTGGTTCAACCGATTGATAAT gtggttcaattTCATCTCCATCTGTCAGTGGGTTGTAGCTCAGAGAACCTGCCAAGTACACTTGAAGATATATCTGAAGCAGAAAGGATCAAGTTCAGTCATGCTCTGCCAGTTCAGTGCGTTCAAATCCCAACTGTTCCTGAAGGGAAGGCTAATAAATTGAAAGTAAACAACTTTGCTGCATTAGGCAAAGGATCTAATAATACGAACAAAGGAGAAGGGCATGAGAGAAATGCCAGCTTACGTGAAGTCAATCACATGGATGATGCAATTGAGTTGTCGATTGCTGCATCTGAAGCACTGGTTATTCATGAGGTGTTCAAGGATgaatcattttcaaaaatatttcccGCTTCAACTGTGTTGGAAGCTGCACTACAGGTGAAACAAGCACGGCTGGAAGCTTGGAAAGAGAGTCATGAAAGCTGCAATAGTGCCACTGAGGAGATACCTGAAATTGATTCTCTATCAGAATCGGAAGATTTGAGAATGGAAGATGCATTCCAAGATGTGGGGTTATCTGCTAGTGATTCTGCTGATTTGCATTTCCATGACTTAAGTCTGTCTCACGTTAAAGATACTCTTGCTTCACAAACTCAAAGATGTAGTGGAAACTTGGAAAAGGAAGGAGCTGTTCTTCATGAAATAGACATTCTTCAGCCAGGAGATGGTTTTACCAAGCTAAACTTAACAGATATTGAGAATGAATCCCAGTTGAAAGTGGACAAAAGGTTTGGGTCTTTTAGTGATGATGGCCAGAGAAAGCCAACAAGGGATCTAAATTTGGTTGTGGATATCATCCCTATGGCACGTGAGAGTGATCACATGTCAGACTGTCTGAAG AAAGTCAATTTTCCTGTCATGGAAGGAAATTTATCTCAAGCATCTATTGGTTCTCCCTCTGTTAAGAACATTAATGTTGCAG GAGAAGGTGATGAATTACCAAAAGTAGTTCCCAAAAGATTCGAAAGTCGTTGGTTTGGTGGTTGGACTTCTTTGAAG AAGGAAGTAAACTCCTCCGATCAAGTCAAATGCAATGCTATCAGAAGTATTCCTGAAGCTTTTGTTGGCGAGACAAGTTATTTCTCAGAATCAGCTGACATAGCTCCAGATGAGAGTTCCTTTGTAGCACGAAAACAGGATGAAAGGGTCATCATTGCTTCTCAATTGAGTTTACCGTCTGAAGGTTTATGTAACAAAGCAAAGGAGATGACACTGGTCTCTCAGGATATTGCAACATCTTCAAATATATCCTTAGATGATATCCTCTGTTCTGTTGTTCCGTGCAGTATATCATCTGATCATCTGTCTTCTCCTTCAGTTGTATACAATCATGCAAAGGATGAAAAACAACAGTGCTTTGATCCCACAACTGAATGTGCTACCAACTTGCAGAAAAACTCGTTCCTTGATAATCAGGTGGTTGATGGGGAACAAGTTACCACTCCGAAGATAAATGGTGAAGGGATACATCTCCCAGTTCGCCGAGAAGTAGCCTCTCTAAGAACTTATTGCGTACTCCCTAGCAACGGGACATCTTCAGAGAAAGGATATTGCTTCGATACTTCATTTTCATTGGGAAGAAATGATGTACCGATGCTAAAGCCAGTAGGTCAAATGACATATGAAAGAAGAAATTGCAATGATACTCCAAAAGACGGGAATGAATTCACAGTGGCTATGCCCAAGAACACAAGCTCACCCCTTATATTGAACCCTGGACCACGACGTCGGTTCCAAGCTTCAAAAGCATTTCAACCTGATTTTGGGACAGAAAAAGATGGAAAGCAAACAACAGAAGATCAGGCTGTTATAGAGTGTCCAAAAAGAAAGCGTGTTCGCTTTTCCGAAACTGAAACTGAGTTCCAAGCTTCAAAATCATTTCAACCCGATTCTGGGACAGAAAAAGATAGAAAGCAAATGATAGACGATCAAGCAGCTATAGAGTGTCGAAAAAGAAAGCGTGTTCGCTTTTCAGAAACCGAAACTGAGTCTCAGCCAAGTAAGGAGCCAAGAAAGTCACACGTTGCACTTCAATCTTGTCATACACCCAAAGCTGCTAGAAATTTGAGACCTCCAACTTCACATGTGGAGTCCAGAactcaagaactcaagaaccGTCTAATGAATTCTGGTGCTAGAGGCGAAAGAAGATTGATGCTCAAAAATATGGAATTCTTAGTCACAGGATTTTCTAGGAAACGAGAGAAGAAACTTGAAGACCTAATCAAGAAATATGGTGGCACAGTTCTCTCTGATATCCCCCCTCCGACTAATAGGGGGAAGAGATGCAAGGGATTTACTCAGGCAGTTCCTGTTGTTCTTTGTTCAAAGAAGCTGCAAACAATCAAATTCTTGTATGGACGAGCAGTTAATGCCTTCATGCTTAAAGCTAAATGGCTTACTGATTCAATTAGTGAAGGTTGCATTTTACCGCCTGAACA
- the LOC132035952 gene encoding threonine--tRNA ligase, chloroplastic/mitochondrial 2 isoform X2 — translation MKYSYAGALGRTMALSLSSSRSLFFTSSKSLSPLNSTFSCFPIRQISSLFLLYPSKNNSCTRNKLLRCRNSFSTHVSVAADEHTNSDDKIVLPTNESSHGLLRIRHTDRIISRNLPLVREEVSRDEAQRRIMAINEPYKIEILESIQEEPITIYHIGNEWWDLCAGPHVETTGKINKKAVELESVAGAYWRGDVKKPMLQRIYGTAWENEDQLKAYLHFKEEAKRRDHRRIGQDLDLFSIQDEAGGGLVFWHPKGAIIRHIIEDTWKKIHMERGYDLLYTPHVAKADLWKISGHLDFYKENMFDQMEIEEELFQLRPMNCPYHVLIYKRQLHSYRDFPIRVAELGTVYRYELSGALHGLFRVRGFTQDDAHIFCLEDQIKDEIRGVLDLTEEILQQFGFDKYEVNLSTRPEKAVGDDEIWEKATSALKDALEDKGWSYQIDDGGGAFYGPKIDLKIEDALGRKWQCSTIQVDFNLPQRFDITYVDSNQERKRPIMIHRAVLGSLERFFGVLIENYAGDFPLWLSPIQARVLPVTDAQLQYCNEVGKKLKASGIRVEVCSGERLPKLIRNAEKQKIPLMAVVGPKEVETQTITVRSRFAGELGNMSIDEFIRRTKTASESRTFL, via the exons ATGAAGTACTCGTATGCTGGGGCTCTAGGAAGAACAATGGCTTTATCATTATCTTCTTCACGCTCTCTCTTCTTCACTTCCTCTAAATCCCTTTCTCCTCTCAATAGCACCTTTTCTTGCTTCCCAATTCGTCAAATTAGCAGTCTTTTTCTTCTCTATCCGTCCAAGAACAACAGTTGTACTAGGAACAAGTTGCTGAGATGTCGGAATTCTTTCTCAACACATGTTTCCGTCGCCGCCGATGAACACACGAATAGTGATGACAAAATAGTTCTGCCCACTAATGAATCATCCCATGGACTCCTTCGAATTCGCCACACG GATCGAATTATCAGCCGAAACTTGCCTCTTGTTAGAGAAGAAGTTAGCCGGGACGAAGCTCAGAGAAGAATAATGGCTATCAATGAACCTTACAAGATAGAGATTTTAGAGAGCATACAGGAAGAACCAATTACCATATATCATATTG GTAATGAATGGTGGGATCTGTGTGCGGGACCTCATGTTGAAACTACAGGAAAGATCAACAAAAAAGCTGTGGAGCTTGAATCTGTTGCTGGTGCTTACTGGAGAGGAGATGTAAAGAAACCAATGCTCCAAAGAATTTATGGCACCGCATGGGAGAATGAGGACCAATTAAAAGCATACCTTCACTTCAAAGAAGAAGCTAAACGGCGTGATCACCGACGAATTGGCCAAGATCTTGATCTCTTCTCCATACAG GATGAAGCTGGAGGAGGCTTAGTGTTCTGGCATCCGAAGGGAGCCATCATTAGGCACATAATAGAAGATACTTGGAAAAAGATTCATATGGAGCGGGGCTACGATTTGCTCTATACTCCACATGTTGCAAAGGCAGATCTTTGGAAGATTAGTGGTCATCTGGACTTCTACAAAGAGAATATGTTTGATCAGATGGAGATTGAGGAAGAGCTTTTTCAGCTTCGGCCAATGAACTGCCCTTATCATGTATTGATTTATAAGAGGCAGTTACACTCTTATCGAGATTTTCCAATCAGAGTTGCAGAGCTTGGAACAGTGTATAGATATGAGTTATCTGGAGCCTTACATGGCCTTTTCCGTGTAAGAGGTTTTACTCAG GATGATGCACACATCTTCTGTTTAGAGGATCAAATTAAAGATGAAATCAGGGGCGTGTTAGATCTGACTGAGGAAATATTACAGCAATTTGGTTTTGACAAGTATGAGGTGAACCTTTCAACAAGGCCAGAAAAAGCTGTGGGAgatgatgagatttgggaaaaAGCAACATCTGCACTTAAGGATGCTTTAGAAGACAAAGGTTGGAGCTATCAAATAGATGATGGTGGGGGAGCCTTCTATGGTCCCAAGATTGATCTGAAAATTGAGGATGCTCTTGGAAGGAAGTGGCAATGCTCAACTATACAG GTTGATTTCAATTTACCCCAGCGCTTTGATATTACATATGTTGATTCAAATCAAGAGAGGAAGCGGCCTATCATGATCCATAGAGCAGTTCTTGGATCTTTGGAGCGGTTTTTTGGTGTTCTCATAGAGAATTATGCTGGTGATTTTCCACTTTGGCTTTCTCCCATCCAAGCTCGAGTTTTGCCAGTTACTGATGCTCAG CTCCAGTACTGCAATGAAGTGGGCAAGAAACTAAAAGCTAGTGGCATTCGAGTCGAGGTTTGCAGCGGCGAGCGGCTGCCAAAACTCATTAGGAATGCAGAGAAGCAAAAGATCCCATTGATGGCTGTAGTTGGGCCCAAAGAGGTAGAAACACAAACTATAACGGTTCGATCTAGGTTCGCGGGGGAGTTAGGGAACATGTCCATTGATGAATTTATCCGCAGAACAAAGACTGCTAGTGAAAGCCGTACATTCTTATGA